One Rattus rattus isolate New Zealand chromosome 12, Rrattus_CSIRO_v1, whole genome shotgun sequence genomic window carries:
- the Zic2 gene encoding zinc finger protein ZIC 2 translates to MLLDAGPQFPAIGVGSFARHHHHSAAAAAAAAAEMQDRELSLAAAQNGFVDSAAAHMGAFKLNPGAHELSPGQSSAFTSQGPGAYPGSAAAAAAAAALGPHAAHVGSYSGPPFNSTRDFLFRSRGFGDSAPGGGQHGLFGPGAGGLHHAHSDAQGHLLFPGLPEQHGPHASQNVLNGQMRLGLPGEVFGRSEQYRQVASPRTDPYSAAQLHNQYGPMNMNMGMNMAAAAAHHHHHHHHPGAFFRYMRQQCIKQELICKWIDPEQLSNPKKSCNKTFSTMHELVTHVSVEHVGGPEQSNHVCFWEECPREGKPFKAKYKLVNHIRVHTGEKPFPCPFPGCGKVFARSENLKIHKRTHTGEKPFQCEFEGCDRRFANSSDRKKHMHVHTSDKPYLCKMCDKSYTHPSSLRKHMKVHESSPQGSESSPAASSGYESSTPPGLVSPSAEPQSSSNLSPAAAAAAAAAAAAAAAVSAVHRGAGSGSSGSGGGSAAGSGGGGGGAGGGGGGSSGGGSGTTGGHSGLSSNFNEWYV, encoded by the exons ATGCTTCTGGACGCGGGGCCGCAGTTCCCGGCCATCGGGGTGGGCAGCTTCGcgcgccaccaccaccactcggCCGCGGCAGCGGCGGCTGCGGCGGCCGAGATGCAGGACCGGGAGCTGAGCCTGGCGGCGGCACAGAACGGCTTCGTGGACTCGGCCGCAGCGCACATGGGCGCCTTCAAGCTCAACCCCGGGGCACACGAACTGTCTCCTGGTCAGAGTTCGGCGTTCACGTCGCAAGGTCCGGGCGCCTACCCGGGTTCGGCTGCCGCGGCCGCTGCGGCCGCGGCTCTAGGGCCCCACGCCGCTCACGTTGGCTCTTATTCGGGGCCTCCCTTTAATTCCACCCGGGACTTCCTGTTCCGTAGCCGGGGCTTCGGGGACTCGGCGCCGGGAGGCGGCCAGCACGGGCTCTTCGGACCCGGCGCCGGCGGCCTCCACCACGCGCACTCGGACGCGCAGGGCCACCTTCTCTTCCCTGGCCTCCCGGAACAGCACGGGCCGCACGCCTCGCAGAACGTGCTCAATGGGCAAATGCGTCTAGGGCTGCCCGGCGAAGTGTTCGGGCGCTCAGAGCAATACCGCCAAGTGGCCAGCCCGCGGACCGACCCTTACTCGGCGGCGCAGCTCCACAACCAGTACGGCCCTATGAATATGAACATGGGGATGAACATGGCAGCGGCCGcagcccaccaccaccaccaccaccaccaccctggtgCCTTTTTCCGCTACATGCGGCAGCAGTGCATCAAGCAAGAGCTCATCTGCAAGTGGATCGACCCGGAGCAGCTAAGCAATCCCAAGAAAAGCTGCAACAAAACTTTCAGCACCATGCACGAGCTGGTGACCCACGTCTCTGTAGAGCACGTCGGCGGCCCGGAACAGAGCAACCACGTCTGCTTCTGGGAGGAGTGTCCACGCGAGGGCAAACCCTTTAAGGCCAAATACAAACTGGTCAACCACATCCGCGTGCACACGGGCGAGAAACCCTTCCCTTGTCCTTTCCCGGGCTGTGGCAAGGTCTTCGCACGCTCCGAGAACCTCAAGATCCACAAAAGAACTCACACAG GGGAGAAACCTTTCCAGTGTGAGTTCGAGGGCTGTGACCGACGCTTCGCCAACAGCAGCGACAGGAAGAAGCACATGCACGTCCACACCTCAGATAAGCCCTATCTCTGCAAGATGTGCGACAAGTCCTACACGCATCCCAGCTCCTTGCGGAAGCACATGAAG GTCCATGAGTCCTCCCCTCAGGGCTCCGAGTCCTCCCCGGCTGCCAGCTCTGGCTACGAGTCGTCCACACCCCCGGGGTTGGTGTCCCCCAGCGCAGAGCCACAAAGCAGCTCCAACCTGTCCCcagcagcggcagcggcggcagcagcggctGCAGCAGCGGCGGCCGCGGTGTCCGCAGTGCACCGAGGCGCGGGTTCTGGCAGCAGCGGCTCCGGAGGGGGCTCGGCGGCCGGCAGCGGTGGGGGCGGCGGCGGGGCGGGCGGCGGGGGCGGCGGCAGCTCTGGCGGGGGCAGCGGGACAACCGGAGGCCATAGCGGCCTCTCCTCCAACTTCAATGAATGGTACGTGTGA